The Cinclus cinclus chromosome 3, bCinCin1.1, whole genome shotgun sequence genome has a window encoding:
- the SERAC1 gene encoding protein SERAC1 isoform X2 — translation MSVAAYCVFCYRKIGTSGPATKKHLPWNDIRKIAKVTGSLILGGFVFITYEVLSLNKLLQIDTQALHQEKLKSYVYVRTASLSPSEYQGITYKARQEIHKAVRRILETEAKIFRRPFNEQFSTFDGEDHECALWLLLKRSQSEDKAIRLQAVQDLASNSHWHDYQYGTVAQTCDQRTAIGLARSKDVDLRFFLPPPPLPKIKTDYPIEDELRLLLVSLPQTGLDPCVQYFTSLALRESSQTLAAQRGGLWCFGGNGLPYCETLSKIPSETVELFCLQALVQHSKISSHCDKIEAKGGLQLLQRIYQLRKDSAKIQRNIIRIIGNMALDEHLHSSIVRAGWVSVLAEVMKSPHIIQSSHASRALANLDRDTVKEKYPDGVYVLHPQYRSSQPIRADILFVHGLLGAAFKTWRQQDIDRHVDKKASEGEEGYSQCWPKTWLASDCPSLRIISVEYDTHLSDWKAKCPVEAHRKSIAFRSSELLDKLKAAGIGDRPLVWVSHSMGGLLVKKMLVDASKNPEMDNIISNTRGIIFYSVPHHGSQLAEYSINARYLLFPSVEVKELSTDSPALKELNDDFLSFAKDKKFSVLSFAETLPTHIGSMIKLHVVPVESADIGIGELIPVDVNHLNICKPKKKDAFLYQRTLKFIQDVLAQEL, via the exons ATGTCAGTGGCTGCCTACTGTGTATTTTGCTACAGAAAAATAGGAACCTCTGGTCCAGCCACCAAAAAACACCTACCCTGGAATGATATCA gaaaaattgCAAAGGTAACTGGATCGCTTATACTAGG aggTTTTGTATTCATTACATATGAAGTCCTGTCCTTAAATAAGTTGCTGCAAATCGATACTCAAGCTCTACATCAAGAAAAACTTAAATCCTATGTGTACGTACGTACAGCTTCTCTAAGTCCAAGTGAATATCAAG GGATTACATACAAAGCCAGACAAGAAATCCATAAAGCAGTGAGGAGAATTCTAGAAACAGAAGCTAAAATCTTCCGGAGACCTTTTAATG AACAATTCAGTACCTTTGATGGAGAAGATCATGAGTGTGCCTTATGGCTTCTCTTAAAGAGAAGTCAGTCAGAAGACAAAGCAATCCGACTGCAGGCTGTACAAGACCTGGCAAGCAACAGTCACTGGCATG ATTATCAGTATGGCACAGTTGCTCAAACCTGTGATCAAAGGACTGCTATAGGTTTGGCTCGATCCAAAGATGTCGACCTTCGCTTTTTCCTGCCTCCACCTCCATTGCCAAAAATAAAGACT GATTATCCCATAGAAGATGAACTTCGTTTGTTGTTGGTATCTTTACCTCAGACTGGTCTTGATCCATGCGTCCAATACTTCACATCTCTTGCATTACGTGAAAGTAGCCAGACTCTTGCTGCACAAAGG GGAGGCTTATGGTGCTTTGGAGGAAATGGACTTCCATATTGTGAGACATTGAGTAAAATCCCTTCAGAGACAGTGGAACTCTTTTGCTTGCAGGCTTTAGTACAGCATTCTAAG ATTTCTTCTCACTGTGATAAAATTGAAGCTAAAGGAGGCCTCCAGCTACTGCAGAGGATATACCAGCTACGTAAAGATTCAGCAAAGATACAGAGGAACATAATCCGCATTATTGGGAATATGGCTTTGGATGAACATCTTCACTCCTCCATAGTACGTGCAG GTTGGGTTTCTGTCCTTGCTGAAGTAATGAAATCCCCGCACATCATTCAATCTTCTCATGCATCCAGAGCTTTGGCTAATCTAGACAGGGACACggtgaaagaaaaatatccagATGGTGTTTATGTCTTACATCCACAATATCGTAGCAG CCAGCCTATCAGAGCAGACATCCTTTTCGTTCATGGTCTTTTGGGAGCAGCATTTAAAACCTGGCGACAGCAAGACATTGATCGGCACGTGGATAAAAAAGCCTCAGAGGGGGAAGAAGGCTATAGTCAGTGCTGGCCAAAG ACATGGCTTGCTTCAGACTGTCCTTCCCTTAGAATCATATCTGTGGAGTATGACACCCATTTGAGTGACTGGAAAGCAAAATGTCCTGTTGAGGCTCACAG gaaGTCTATTGCTTTCAGGAGTAGTGAGCTGCTTGACAAGCTCAAAGCTGCTGGCATTGGAGACAGACCTCTGGTGTGGGTATCCCATAGCATGGGTG GTCTTTTAGTCAAAAAAATGCTGGTGGATGCTTCCAAGAATCCAGAAATGGATAATATTATAAGCAACACCAGAGGAATCATATTTTATAGTGTACCTCACCATGGTTCCCAGCTGGCTGAATATTCTATAAATGCCAGATATCTCCTCTTCCCGTCTGTGGAGGTTAAAGAGCTCAGCACAG ATTCTCCTGCCCTTAAAGAGCTGAATGATGACTTCTTGTCTTTTGCAAAAGACAAGAAATTTTCAGTGCTGAGTTTTGCAGAAACCCTACCAACACACATAGGCAGCATGATAAAACTGCATGTTGTACCTGTGGAGTCAGCAG acATAGGAATTGGAGAGCTTATTCCAGTGGATGTTAATCATCTAAATATTTGCAAGCCAAAGAAGAAGGATGCTTTCCTGTATCAACGTACACTGAAGTTCATTCAGGATGTTTTAGCCCAAGAACTGTGA
- the SERAC1 gene encoding protein SERAC1 isoform X1, whose product MQNSYGLTKMEAGSSGCGASLPIHAEEKKLFMIGKIAKVTGSLILGGFVFITYEVLSLNKLLQIDTQALHQEKLKSYVYVRTASLSPSEYQGITYKARQEIHKAVRRILETEAKIFRRPFNEQFSTFDGEDHECALWLLLKRSQSEDKAIRLQAVQDLASNSHWHDYQYGTVAQTCDQRTAIGLARSKDVDLRFFLPPPPLPKIKTDYPIEDELRLLLVSLPQTGLDPCVQYFTSLALRESSQTLAAQRGGLWCFGGNGLPYCETLSKIPSETVELFCLQALVQHSKISSHCDKIEAKGGLQLLQRIYQLRKDSAKIQRNIIRIIGNMALDEHLHSSIVRAGWVSVLAEVMKSPHIIQSSHASRALANLDRDTVKEKYPDGVYVLHPQYRSSQPIRADILFVHGLLGAAFKTWRQQDIDRHVDKKASEGEEGYSQCWPKTWLASDCPSLRIISVEYDTHLSDWKAKCPVEAHRKSIAFRSSELLDKLKAAGIGDRPLVWVSHSMGGLLVKKMLVDASKNPEMDNIISNTRGIIFYSVPHHGSQLAEYSINARYLLFPSVEVKELSTDSPALKELNDDFLSFAKDKKFSVLSFAETLPTHIGSMIKLHVVPVESADIGIGELIPVDVNHLNICKPKKKDAFLYQRTLKFIQDVLAQEL is encoded by the exons ATGCAAAATTCTTATGGCCTCACAAAGATGGAAGCTGGTAGCAGTGGTTGTGGGGCAAGTCTCCCAATTCatgctgaggaaaagaaattattcatgATAG gaaaaattgCAAAGGTAACTGGATCGCTTATACTAGG aggTTTTGTATTCATTACATATGAAGTCCTGTCCTTAAATAAGTTGCTGCAAATCGATACTCAAGCTCTACATCAAGAAAAACTTAAATCCTATGTGTACGTACGTACAGCTTCTCTAAGTCCAAGTGAATATCAAG GGATTACATACAAAGCCAGACAAGAAATCCATAAAGCAGTGAGGAGAATTCTAGAAACAGAAGCTAAAATCTTCCGGAGACCTTTTAATG AACAATTCAGTACCTTTGATGGAGAAGATCATGAGTGTGCCTTATGGCTTCTCTTAAAGAGAAGTCAGTCAGAAGACAAAGCAATCCGACTGCAGGCTGTACAAGACCTGGCAAGCAACAGTCACTGGCATG ATTATCAGTATGGCACAGTTGCTCAAACCTGTGATCAAAGGACTGCTATAGGTTTGGCTCGATCCAAAGATGTCGACCTTCGCTTTTTCCTGCCTCCACCTCCATTGCCAAAAATAAAGACT GATTATCCCATAGAAGATGAACTTCGTTTGTTGTTGGTATCTTTACCTCAGACTGGTCTTGATCCATGCGTCCAATACTTCACATCTCTTGCATTACGTGAAAGTAGCCAGACTCTTGCTGCACAAAGG GGAGGCTTATGGTGCTTTGGAGGAAATGGACTTCCATATTGTGAGACATTGAGTAAAATCCCTTCAGAGACAGTGGAACTCTTTTGCTTGCAGGCTTTAGTACAGCATTCTAAG ATTTCTTCTCACTGTGATAAAATTGAAGCTAAAGGAGGCCTCCAGCTACTGCAGAGGATATACCAGCTACGTAAAGATTCAGCAAAGATACAGAGGAACATAATCCGCATTATTGGGAATATGGCTTTGGATGAACATCTTCACTCCTCCATAGTACGTGCAG GTTGGGTTTCTGTCCTTGCTGAAGTAATGAAATCCCCGCACATCATTCAATCTTCTCATGCATCCAGAGCTTTGGCTAATCTAGACAGGGACACggtgaaagaaaaatatccagATGGTGTTTATGTCTTACATCCACAATATCGTAGCAG CCAGCCTATCAGAGCAGACATCCTTTTCGTTCATGGTCTTTTGGGAGCAGCATTTAAAACCTGGCGACAGCAAGACATTGATCGGCACGTGGATAAAAAAGCCTCAGAGGGGGAAGAAGGCTATAGTCAGTGCTGGCCAAAG ACATGGCTTGCTTCAGACTGTCCTTCCCTTAGAATCATATCTGTGGAGTATGACACCCATTTGAGTGACTGGAAAGCAAAATGTCCTGTTGAGGCTCACAG gaaGTCTATTGCTTTCAGGAGTAGTGAGCTGCTTGACAAGCTCAAAGCTGCTGGCATTGGAGACAGACCTCTGGTGTGGGTATCCCATAGCATGGGTG GTCTTTTAGTCAAAAAAATGCTGGTGGATGCTTCCAAGAATCCAGAAATGGATAATATTATAAGCAACACCAGAGGAATCATATTTTATAGTGTACCTCACCATGGTTCCCAGCTGGCTGAATATTCTATAAATGCCAGATATCTCCTCTTCCCGTCTGTGGAGGTTAAAGAGCTCAGCACAG ATTCTCCTGCCCTTAAAGAGCTGAATGATGACTTCTTGTCTTTTGCAAAAGACAAGAAATTTTCAGTGCTGAGTTTTGCAGAAACCCTACCAACACACATAGGCAGCATGATAAAACTGCATGTTGTACCTGTGGAGTCAGCAG acATAGGAATTGGAGAGCTTATTCCAGTGGATGTTAATCATCTAAATATTTGCAAGCCAAAGAAGAAGGATGCTTTCCTGTATCAACGTACACTGAAGTTCATTCAGGATGTTTTAGCCCAAGAACTGTGA
- the GTF2H5 gene encoding general transcription factor IIH subunit 5, with translation MVNVLKGVLVECDPAMKQFLLYLDESNALGKKFIIQDLDETHVFVLAELVNFLQERVGELMDQNSFPITQK, from the exons ATGGTGAATGTTCTGAAAGGTGTTCTGGTGGAGTG TGACCCAGCAATGAAGCAGTTTCTGCTCTACTTGGATGAGTCAAATGCTTTGGGAAAGAAGTTCATCATACAAGACCTGGATGAAACTCACGTCTTTGTATTAGCTGAGTTGGTCAACTTCCTCCAGGAGAGAGTGGGCGAGTTAATGGACCAGAACTCATTTCCTATTACTCAGAAGtga